The window GATGATGCTGGGAATTTCAATCGGCATCAGCACCGAGATCATGATCGGGCACATGATCGGCGCGGGCGAGTTCGATGAAGCCTACCGCCAGTTGCTGCGCAGCTTGCGCGTGGGCTTGGCGGTGACGGTGCTGACGACCTGCGTGGTGGTGCTGCTGGCGCCGTGGCTGCTGGGCTTTTTCAGCAAGGACCCGGCGATCGTGGCCGGCGGCGCGGTACTGCTGCGCATCAGCCTGCTGCTGGAACCAGGGCGCACGTTCAATCTGGTGGTGATCAATTCACTGCGGGCAACGGGCGACGCGCGCTTTCCGGTGCTGATGGGCGTGTGTTCGATGTGGGGCGTGGCGGTGCCGCTGGCATGGCTGCTGGGCCTGCATTTGGGCTGGGGATTGATTGGGGTGTGGATCGCGTTCACCTGCGACGAATGGGTGCGCGGACTGGCGATGTACGCGAGGTGGAAGAGCCGGGTGTGGGAAAAACATGCGCACGCGGTACGGGCGCATGTGGCGGCTTGAAGCAGACGAGCACCGCTAACCTCGGCTTCGTCGTCCCGCTAACCTTTCCTGCGTAACCGTTAACCGCAAAACCGTCGTTCCCGCGAAGGCGGGAACCCAAGCTTGATCCGCTGCCACCGGCTGAGCGACGAACTTGGGTTCCCGCCTTCGCGGGAACGACGGTTTTAAGGATAGCGAATTAACAGCAGATTACGTGCGTAGCGCGACCGCTTCCACCGGCTTCTTGACCCGGAACCACGCCGCATACAACGCCGGCAGGAACAGCAAGGTCAAGGCCGTCGCCACCACCAGTCCACCCATGATGGCGACCGCCATCGGCCCCCAGAACACGGAACGCGACAGCGGAATCATCGCCAGCGCGGCCGCCGCGGCCGTCAACACGATCGGCCGGCAGCGCCGTACCGCCGCCTCGATCACCGCATTCCACGGCTCGGCCCCGGCAGCGATATCCTGCTCGATCTGATCGACCAGAATCACGGAATTGCGGATGATCATGCCGAACAGCGCAATCACACCCAGATTCGCGACGAATCCGAACGGACGGTCCAGGATCAGCAGCGCCATCGCGGCGCCAGCCACGCCCAGCGGTCCGGTCAGGAACACCAGCAGCGAACGCGAGAAGCTGTGCAGCTGCAGCATCAGCAGGGTGAACACAATGAACAGCACCAGCGGCACATTCGCCGCGATCGACGCTTCCGCGGCCGCACTGTCGGCAGCGGCGCCGGCCAGCGAGATCGTGTAGCCTGGCGGCAGCGCCGCGCGCAGGTCGGCCAGCTTCAGGCCGATCTGGTCGGACACGGTCGGTCCCTGGATGCCGTCGACCACATCGGACTGCGCTGTGATCGCCCATTCGCGTCCTTCACGCCACACCACGCCCGGTTCCCACACAAAATGGGCGCGCGCGATCTGCGAAATGGTCACCGACTTGCCCGACGCCGTCGGGATGTTGGTGTCGTTGAGCACCGCCATGGTCGCGCGCTCTTCCACCGGCTGGCGTACCACGATGTCGATCAGCTTATTGTCCTCGCGGAACTGGCCGATGGTCGTGCCCGACAGGATGGTATTGGCCGCGCGCATCACCGTTTGCGAGGTCACGCCCAGCGCGCGCAGTTTTTCCTGGTCCAGGTCGAGGCGCAGTACCTTGATCGATTCGTTCCAGTTGTCATTGACGCCGATCGCATTCGGATTGGCGCGCATGATGTCCTTGACCTTGTCGGCAAAATCGCGCACGACGGCGATTTCCGGACCGGCCACGCGGAACTGCACCGGATACGGCACCGGCGGCCCGTTCGGCAGCAGCTTGACCCTGCCGCGCACTTCCGGGAAGTCTTTCTTGAAGATGTCGACAATCTTCAGGCGCAGCGCTTCGCGCGTTTCCAGGCTCTTGGCCAGTACCACGACTTGCGACACGTTCGATTGCGGAAAGAGCTGGTCCAGCGGCAGATAAAACCGCGGGCTGCCGGTGCCGACATAGCTGGTCACGCTCTCGACATTGGCTTCCTTGACCATCAGCTTCTCGAACTTCTTCACCAGCGCTTCGTTGGCGCGGAACGCGGTGCCTTCCGGCGTCCACATCTCGACCATCAGCTCGGGCCGGCTGGAATCGGGGAAGAATTGCTTCTCGATAAAGTTGAAGCCGTACACGCCGAGGAAAAACACGCCCAGGCTCAGCGCAATGGTGGTCTTGCGCCATTCCACGCACCAGGTCACGACGCGGCGGAAACGCTGGAAACCCGGCGTATTGAACAGGTCGTGCTCGCCCTCGCCAGCCGCGTGCGGCTTGACCTTGAGGATCAGGTAGCCGATGTACGGCGTAAACACCACCGCCACCAGCCACGAAATCAGCAGTGCCAGCGCATTGACCGAGAACATCGAAAAGGTGTACTCGCCGGCGGCCGACTTGGCCAGGCCGATCGGCAGGAAGCCGGCGGCCGTGATCAGGGTGCCGGTCAGCATCGGCATCGCGGTCGAGGTGTAGGCGAAGGTGGCCGCCTCGAAGCGCGACATGCCCTCCTCCATCTTGCGCACCATCATTTCAACGGCGATGATGGCGTCATCGACCAGCAAGCCGAGCGCGATGATCAGCGCGCCGAGCGAAATCTTGTGCAGGTCGATGTCGAACAGGCGCATGAACAGGAAGGTAATGGCCAGCACCAGCGGAATGGTCAGCGCCACCACCAGGCCGGGCCGCGCATCGATGCGCAGCGGCTTGGTATGCAGGCCCAGCGCCAGGAAACTGACCGCCAGCACGATCACGACCGCTTCGATCAGCACCTTGATGAATTCGCTCACCGAGGCCGTCACCGCGCGCGGCTGGTCCGATACCCGTTCGAGTTCGATGCCGACCGGCAGCTTGGCCTTGATACGGGCCACGGTGTCATCGAGCCCCTTGCCCATCTGAATGATATTGCCGCCCTTTTCCATCGACACGCCCAGGCCGATGACTTCCTTGCCGTTAAAACGCATCTTTTCCAGCGGCGGATCCTGGTATTCGCGCTTGATGGTGGCGAAGTCGCCCAGGCGGAAGGTGGTGCCGTTGGCACGCAGCTCCAGGTTTTCGAGGTCCTTGGCGCTGGTCAGGGCGCCGGTGACGCGCACTTGCAGGTTGTCCGTTTCGGTGACCAGCACACCGGTCGACTCGACCGAGTTTTGCGTGGCGATCTGGTTGGCGATGACTTCGAACGGCACGCCGAGCTGCGCAAATTTCTTGTGCGAAAACTCGATATTGAGTTTTTCCGTCTGCACGCCGAACTGCTCGACTTTCGATACCAGCGGCACTTGCAGCAGTTGCTGGCGCACGAAGTCGGCATATTCCTTGACCTCGGCGTAGTTGAAGCCGTCGGCCGAGAGCGCGAAGATCGAGCCGTAGGTGTCGCCGAATTCATCGTTGAAGAACGGTCCGATCACCCCGGCCGGCAAGGTGCCGCGGATGTCGCCGATCTTCTTGCGCACCTGATACCAGGCGTTGGCGGTCTCGCGCGGGGGCGTCGATTCGCGCAGCTGCAAGATGATGATCACTTCGCCCGGCTTGGAATAACTCTTGATCTTGTCGATATAGGGCGTTTCCTGCAGCTTCCTTTCCAGCTTGTCGGTGACCTGCTCGGCCATCTGCACCGCGGTCGAGCCCGGCCAGATCGCGCGCACCACCATCACGCGGAACGTAAACGGCGGATCTTCATCCTGCCCCAGATTCATGTAGCTGATCACCCCGCCCAGCAGCAGCGCGACCATCAGGTAGCGCGTCAGCGGAATATGCTCCAGCGCCCAGCGAGAAAGATTGAACCCCTTCATTTGGCAACCTCAACCTTTGCTGCCGCCTGTGCCGCTGCCTGCGGTGCGGGTTTCGCAGCCGGCAGCGGGTCGCTCGACGAGGTATCCGGCGGCAGGATCGTCACTTTCTGGCCCTGCTTGAGCAGGTTCACGCCGGCCGTCACCACGGTCTGGCCGGACGTCACGCCGCTGGCCAGCACCACCTCGTTGCCGGACGTGCCGACAATGGTCACCGGCACCATGCGCGCCACGCCCTTGTCGACCACCCACACCGAGGTCGTGTTCTTTTCGTGATACAGCGCCGTCAGCGGCACCTTGATCTGCGGCGTGGCCATCGTGCTGGCGAACTGCACCATGGCAGTCATGCCCAGCTTGACGTCGGCCGCGCTGTCGGGAATCGATACCTTGACCGCGTAAGTGCGGGTGGCGGGGTCGGCCACCGGCGAGACTTCACGCACCTTGCCGGGAATGACCACATCCTTGTTGGCCCACAGGCGCACGGTCACGTCGGTGAGCTTGCGCAATTGCTCGACCTTATCTTCCGGCAAGCCGATGACGATTTCCTTCTCGCCCATCTTGGCCACCCGCACCACCGGGGTGCCCGGCGACACGACCTGCCCCACTTCCGCGTCCACGGCCGTGACCACGCCATCGACATCCGACACCAGGGTGGCGTAGCCAGCCTGGTTCGACTGCCCGAAATACGCCGCCTGGGCCGCGTCGACGCTGGACTGCGCCGAGCTGAACGCCGACACCTTGGCGTCGAGCACAGCCTGGCTGACGAAATTCTTCACGCGCAATTCCTGATAGCGCTTCAGTTCCGCCTTGGCCAGGTCGCGCCCGGTTTCCGCCGCGCGCAGGTTGGCCTTGGCCTGGGCCTGCGACAACTTCAAGTCTTGCGGATCGAGCTGCATCAGCACCTGGCCCTTCTTGACCACCGTCCCGGCGTCGACCTTGCGCGCGGTAATCTTGCCGCCAACCCGGAATCCGAGACGCGACTCGACCCGCGCCCGCACCTCGCCGGCGAATTCGGCGTTCACGCCCACACTGCTCGACGTCAGCACCAGGGCGCGTACGGGACGGATGTCCTCGGTTTTTTCGGCGGGCTTGGAGCAGGCGGACAGCAGCGCGGCCATCACGGCGGCACTGAGAACGGTCATCGGGGCCAAAGGTCTTTGGCGCAGGTTTTTCACGGGGAACACGGTGTTTTCCTTTACTATGCGGTGGTCGCGACCCCGAGGGATCGACGATGGTGTCGAGATGCTACTACTCGTTCGACCCTGAGAGCTAACTGACTTTCTGGTTAGTAATTATAATACTGCAAGTTTTATTTGCAAATGACTTTCGCGTCATTAATACTCCATGCCTGTCGATCACTACGAGAACTTCCCCGTCGCCTCTGTATTGCTGCCCCGGCGGCTGGTGCCGGCCGTGGAAGCGATCTACGCTTTCGCCCGCACCGCTGACGACATCGCCGACGAAGGCGACGCCACCGGCCCCGAGCGGCTGGCCGCGCTCACCGCTTACGAGGCCGCGCTGGACGCCATCGGCCGCGGCGAAACCCAGAGCGAACCGTTGTTCCAGCGCCTCGCCGGCGTGATCGAACAGTATAGATTGCCGCTGCAACCGTTCCAAGACCTGCTGTCGGCCTTCAAGCAGGATGTGGACACCACGCGCTACCCCAGCTTCGAGCTGCTGCTCGATTACTGCCGCCGCTCGGCCAATCCGGTCGGTTTCCTGATGCTGTCGCTGTATGGCGCCGTGGACGAGGCCAACGTGCGCGACTCGGACGCCATCTGTTCGGCGCTGCAGCTGATCAACTTCCTGCAAGACGTCGGCATCGACCGTCAAAAAGACCGCATTTACCTGCCCTTGGAGGATTTACAGCGCTTCGGCGTGGCCCCGGCCCAGCTCGACCAATCGCGTACCGACGGCAACTGGCGCGCCCTGATGGCCTTCGAGGTGGCCCGCGCGCGCACGCTGATGATGTCGGGCGCGCCGCTGGCGCTGCGTTTGCCGGGCCGCATCGGCTGGGAATTGCGGCTGGTGGTCCAGGGCGGCTTGCGCATCCTGGAAGAAATAGAGAAGGTCGGCTACGACGTCTTCGGCCAGCGCCCGCAGATCAAAACGCTGGACTGGCTGGTGATTGGGTGGCGCGCAATACGCATGTAAGCCGGCATGTAACCCGGCATCAAACGCGGCTTGTGACCCGCTGTCGCGCTGCTTGACGACGAAAAAACCCGCGCCGCCTGCCTCGACTGGCACTCATCGGCTATAGAATAGCGGCTTCGCTTCGCGCACCCTTGCATTTTTGACCATGTCCCCAGACGAATACTGCCAACAAAAGACCGTCCAGAGCGGCTCGAGCTTTTATTACAGCTTCCTGTTCCTGCCTCCGGAGCGGCGCCGCGCGATCACTGCGCTGTACGCCTTCTG of the Massilia violaceinigra genome contains:
- a CDS encoding efflux RND transporter permease subunit; protein product: MKGFNLSRWALEHIPLTRYLMVALLLGGVISYMNLGQDEDPPFTFRVMVVRAIWPGSTAVQMAEQVTDKLERKLQETPYIDKIKSYSKPGEVIIILQLRESTPPRETANAWYQVRKKIGDIRGTLPAGVIGPFFNDEFGDTYGSIFALSADGFNYAEVKEYADFVRQQLLQVPLVSKVEQFGVQTEKLNIEFSHKKFAQLGVPFEVIANQIATQNSVESTGVLVTETDNLQVRVTGALTSAKDLENLELRANGTTFRLGDFATIKREYQDPPLEKMRFNGKEVIGLGVSMEKGGNIIQMGKGLDDTVARIKAKLPVGIELERVSDQPRAVTASVSEFIKVLIEAVVIVLAVSFLALGLHTKPLRIDARPGLVVALTIPLVLAITFLFMRLFDIDLHKISLGALIIALGLLVDDAIIAVEMMVRKMEEGMSRFEAATFAYTSTAMPMLTGTLITAAGFLPIGLAKSAAGEYTFSMFSVNALALLISWLVAVVFTPYIGYLILKVKPHAAGEGEHDLFNTPGFQRFRRVVTWCVEWRKTTIALSLGVFFLGVYGFNFIEKQFFPDSSRPELMVEMWTPEGTAFRANEALVKKFEKLMVKEANVESVTSYVGTGSPRFYLPLDQLFPQSNVSQVVVLAKSLETREALRLKIVDIFKKDFPEVRGRVKLLPNGPPVPYPVQFRVAGPEIAVVRDFADKVKDIMRANPNAIGVNDNWNESIKVLRLDLDQEKLRALGVTSQTVMRAANTILSGTTIGQFREDNKLIDIVVRQPVEERATMAVLNDTNIPTASGKSVTISQIARAHFVWEPGVVWREGREWAITAQSDVVDGIQGPTVSDQIGLKLADLRAALPPGYTISLAGAAADSAAAEASIAANVPLVLFIVFTLLMLQLHSFSRSLLVFLTGPLGVAGAAMALLILDRPFGFVANLGVIALFGMIIRNSVILVDQIEQDIAAGAEPWNAVIEAAVRRCRPIVLTAAAAALAMIPLSRSVFWGPMAVAIMGGLVVATALTLLFLPALYAAWFRVKKPVEAVALRT
- a CDS encoding efflux RND transporter periplasmic adaptor subunit — protein: MTVLSAAVMAALLSACSKPAEKTEDIRPVRALVLTSSSVGVNAEFAGEVRARVESRLGFRVGGKITARKVDAGTVVKKGQVLMQLDPQDLKLSQAQAKANLRAAETGRDLAKAELKRYQELRVKNFVSQAVLDAKVSAFSSAQSSVDAAQAAYFGQSNQAGYATLVSDVDGVVTAVDAEVGQVVSPGTPVVRVAKMGEKEIVIGLPEDKVEQLRKLTDVTVRLWANKDVVIPGKVREVSPVADPATRTYAVKVSIPDSAADVKLGMTAMVQFASTMATPQIKVPLTALYHEKNTTSVWVVDKGVARMVPVTIVGTSGNEVVLASGVTSGQTVVTAGVNLLKQGQKVTILPPDTSSSDPLPAAKPAPQAAAQAAAKVEVAK
- the hpnC gene encoding squalene synthase HpnC, translated to MPVDHYENFPVASVLLPRRLVPAVEAIYAFARTADDIADEGDATGPERLAALTAYEAALDAIGRGETQSEPLFQRLAGVIEQYRLPLQPFQDLLSAFKQDVDTTRYPSFELLLDYCRRSANPVGFLMLSLYGAVDEANVRDSDAICSALQLINFLQDVGIDRQKDRIYLPLEDLQRFGVAPAQLDQSRTDGNWRALMAFEVARARTLMMSGAPLALRLPGRIGWELRLVVQGGLRILEEIEKVGYDVFGQRPQIKTLDWLVIGWRAIRM